One Micromonospora sp. WMMD1120 genomic region harbors:
- a CDS encoding alpha/beta hydrolase, giving the protein MSSTSHDVSALAPGAHTITVDGVSQVYHVAGTGPVCVAHSGGPGIEWAYLRAPRLEEHFTMVYLEPVGTGASGRLDNPTDYRMDTYVRFLDAVVAHLGEPHVYLLGHSYGGFVVQRYALDHPDRVAGLALYDTSPVTGAEFWAEAVAGVAAYPQRHPDRPEAAAIPAAFDQLHAATDDESLGAALRAVLPVYLADFWGRQHEFAPLQAGVRIWATPATAQDPTPFDVRDRLGEITAPAVVIVGAYDFICGPRWAEQLHAGLTDSRLVVLERSGHFAHIEQPAEFTEAVVGLLRR; this is encoded by the coding sequence ATGAGTTCCACCAGCCACGACGTCAGCGCCCTCGCGCCGGGCGCGCACACCATCACCGTCGACGGCGTGTCGCAGGTCTACCACGTCGCCGGCACCGGCCCAGTCTGCGTGGCGCACTCCGGCGGGCCGGGCATCGAGTGGGCCTACCTGCGCGCGCCCCGCCTGGAGGAGCACTTCACGATGGTGTACCTGGAGCCGGTGGGCACGGGCGCCTCGGGGCGGCTCGACAATCCCACCGATTACCGTATGGACACGTATGTCCGGTTCCTCGACGCTGTCGTCGCGCACCTCGGCGAGCCCCATGTGTATCTCCTCGGGCACTCGTACGGCGGGTTCGTCGTCCAGCGGTACGCCCTCGACCACCCCGACCGGGTCGCCGGTCTCGCCCTGTACGACACCTCACCCGTCACCGGGGCCGAGTTCTGGGCCGAGGCGGTGGCCGGTGTCGCCGCGTACCCGCAGCGGCACCCGGACCGACCGGAGGCGGCGGCGATCCCGGCAGCCTTCGATCAGCTCCACGCGGCGACCGACGACGAGTCGTTGGGCGCCGCGCTGCGCGCCGTCCTGCCGGTGTACCTCGCGGACTTCTGGGGCCGACAGCACGAATTCGCCCCGCTCCAGGCCGGCGTCCGGATCTGGGCGACGCCGGCCACCGCCCAGGACCCGACCCCCTTCGACGTTCGGGACAGGCTCGGTGAGATCACCGCGCCCGCCGTGGTGATCGTCGGGGCGTACGACTTCATCTGCGGCCCGCGCTGGGCGGAGCAGTTGCACGCGGGGCTCACTGACTCGCGGCTGGTCGTGCTGGAGCGCAGCGGGCACTTCGCCCACATCGAGCAGCCGGCGGAGTTCACCGAGGCGGTCGTCGGGCTGCTCCGGCGCTGA